From the Vulpes vulpes isolate BD-2025 chromosome 15, VulVul3, whole genome shotgun sequence genome, the window CATTCCTCAGGCCAGTTCAGACACCAGCCTCTATCACCTCAGCTCTGAGAGAGGGAATTGGGGGGTTGGTGGTGGCAAGGACTGTGCTATGGATTATTGCCCACTGGCCACCAGGCTCCAGGGGGAGGGACTACATGAAATACGTTGATTTCTGATGGGCCCAATACGTGTTGGTTACTCACTAGTGCCAGGACTTCTCCAGGCCTCTGTGTGTTCTGAGGTGATAATGATGTCCAGTCAAGCCTACCCTGAGGAGTTGATAGGATTTTTGAACATTGTGAAGATCCTGTACATGTCAGGATCAATTTTAAGATCCTGATAGCTCTTCTTTCCATATGATGATAGTTTTTATGACCAGTATTATTATCATTGCTTGTCACAATTCAGAGTTCATTGATGTGGACAGTTTTCTTTACCCAAATACCTCCATGTGGCTGGAATGTGATTTGTGCAATTACTACATTTATCCGACCAGGCTGTATGCAGAGCTCAGAGCATCTAATTACTCTGGTACAAGGAGCATTTACTCTATTTCTAAAGGGGAAAAGCACACCTGGAGAGTAAGTGACAGTTGCCTAGCTCTATTAAAGACACCAGCATTTCTGACTTTTACTTCTAAATCTCTGAAAACCAACAGAAGGGTTAAAGCTGAAACTCTAATTCTAGCTCAGCTTCAGGGCTTGTGGCTGCTACTATGTTCTCGAGTTCCCCTGTGGGTAATGGAGGCAGGAACTGCTCCTGTGACTGCCACCGCATGGGAATAAtcatcaaaagagaaaagagacaaaaatattttaattgcctTGTAACCTCTCCTTAGCTGTGAAACAAGGTGGCCTTTACAGCTGCCCCCCAGAGAGACTAAACACTGGGCCAGGACTGTTTTGAATGGAAAGCTATAAAGTCCAAGCATTTAAAAGGAGTGTTACTCTGTAATCACCGCTGCTATTTATAGAGCTTGCCCTGCTCCACAGGCTTAGGGCCGCACAGAGAACACCACTTGGCATCAGCCTTTACCAGCTGAGCTTGCGGAGATTGGGGGTAATGTCCTAGTGGGACCTGCAGTTGGAAGATGTCTGAGTCCTGTGATACTGCAGACACTCAAACGAGGTTCTCAGGACAGGGACCAGAGCTTGAACCCAGGCTGGAGACTTCCACTGCACCAAGCCAGATGGAAGGAGGGTGAGCTGACCAGCCGATCCTACcacctttctcctctctcatacACAAAACTCCCAGAAGCTAGGATCTATTCTCTTGCGAAAAcacttaacatttttgtttttataattagttttttgtttttaaaattagttataaTTTTATAACTCTCCTCACAGAGTTGAGCATCTCTAGAGTTGTCTTGATCCGAGGATTTTGGGACCATCCTCTGAAGAGCTGGTTTCTGGCTCAGTCATTGGCTGGATGACAGGCATCTCCCATTCACACACTTTCTAATCCCTCGTTCttaaacatgaacagaaatccgAGGGTAATCAGACTGTTGGTCCAAATTACATGAATGAAAAAGTTCAACCAACAGAAAAATTGACTCCAGAGGAAACAAAGGTAATTCAGggaacagactttttaaaaaatctgtaaataataCCCTCAGAAAAATGTGAGATGATATCAAGTCCTTAAAACAAGAACAGagtgctattttaaaaaggaaaaatacaacaaagaGGTCTTGGAAACTAATAATATGATTTCTGAGATAGATATTTAATAGATGGAAATATAGATTTTAGAATATAGAAATACAGGAAATCTcccagaaagtaaaataaaaccaatatggAAAATGTAAAGACACAAAAAGTAGACCctaagacatacacacacacacaccccaaaacactatcagagagaaaaagaaaagacatagaaGGCCGATCAAGGAGGTCCAAACTCCTATCTTCTGAGtttctgaaaaaagaatgaagaatatggaagaaattatgaaaggaagaatttaagaaaaatgtctaatgctgacagagagaggggcagagaaataggcaaagggagaagtaggctcccagaGAGGAgtccggtgtgggacttgatcccaggatgccaggacaatgcctagagccaaaggcagacgctcaaccactgagccacccaggcacccctactcaAAACCTTTCTtatgaatttacttaaaaatatgctCTCGAATATAGAGGGAACAAATTGAGAAAGAAGTAAGACCTAGGAAATACTGTAGCCCATCTTGGAAGGGGGCAAGGGATCCCAGAGGTTCCCTGAGCAAACAGTTCCaacctgagcaggaagccaggaaTCCCAGAAAAGAGATCCCTGGGAAAATGGGAACTTAATAGAATACTTAAGTTAGGAAAAGTTTGGAAAATAACTGGGAGTATGATAAAGATAAttggtggaaaaaaacaaaaaagaaagctattGAGAAATTCCAGGAAAACAGAAAGCTGCACAAAAAAACCTTTAATTGGAGCTCTGCTGCCGCTGCCACCGCCACCCGCGCTGCAACCATGCCACCCTACACCATCATCTACTTCCCTGTTCGAGGGCGCTGTGAGGCCATGCGCATGCTGCTGGCTGACCAGGGCCAGAGCTGGAAGGAGGAGGTGGTGACCATGGAGACCTGGATGAAGGGCTCACTCAAGGCCTCCTGTCTGTACGGGCAGCTCCCCAAGTTCCAGGACGGAGACCTCACCCTGTACCAGTCCAATGCCATCCTGCGACACCTGGGCCGCTCCCTTGGGCTCTACGGGAAGGACCAGCAGGAGGCGGCCTTGCTGGATGTAGTGAACGATGGTGTGGAGGAGCTCCGCTGCAAATACGCCCTCCTCATCTACACTAACTatgaggcaggaaaggaggagtATGTGAAGGCACTACCAGGTTACCTGAAGCCTTTTGAAACGCTGTTGTCCCAGAATGAGGGGGGCCAGGCCTTCATCGTGGGCAACCAGATCTCCTTCGCGGACTACAACCTCCTGGACTTGCTGCTGATTCACCAGGTCCTGGCCCCCAGCTGCCTGgactccttccccctgctctcggCCTATGTGGCGCGCCTCAGCGCCAGACCCAAGCTCAAAGCATTCCTGTCGTCCCCCGAGCACGTGAACCACCCTATCAATGGCAACGGGAAGCAGTGAGAGCTTGTAGAACCCTGGGCGGGAAACTGGGGGGCTGCCTGACTTCCTTTCTCCCTGACCAATAAAAttttcaagtgagaaaaaaaaaaaaaaactttaattataGTGCATACACATTGTAAGTTAGTATGAACACTGTTTACCTGGTCACCACAATATGATGGTTGCTTACTGATTTTCAGCTGCTTGGTTTAACCAATGGATAGTACAAGGGAAACTCAATTAAGGTTtcagaacaaaatgaaaccattatGAATCTTCAAAATGCAAAACTCAAAGTCAGATGAACAGGattaagagaaaggaaggagaggaagccaGCTGGAAGAAAAAGTAGGGGTGCTGATAGGAAGCCAAGAATATTGTTTATAGtagatggaagaagagaaaaatgtatttttttaaacttttaagattttatttatgagagagtgagcgagcaaggagaggagcagagggagagggacaagcagactctgggctgagcgtggagccagatgcagggcttgatgccaggaccccgagatcatgacttgagctgaaaccaagagtctgacacttaactggttgaaccacccaggcacctccaagttttttttttatcttaatttcagtgtgttaacatacagtgttatattaaatgcatcaattttatttaaaatgtcttagtccatttggctgctataacaaaataccacagtctGGGGGATTATAAACAGCAGAAAATTATTGCTTccagttccagaggctggaagtctgagatcaagtcctcCAAACTTGAAACAATATTGCAGAGCATCTTCCAGCCTTCCCCCTTTTCTTTGTGGTGACTTCCTTCTCAGACCTTGAGAATTGTGACTTCTGGCATCTGCAATATGTTTACCTATTTGTTCAATCCTGGTATATACCTTCAGCAGTTCCAGAGTCACTAATCCAGGCCACTGTCAGAAACAAATAGAAGAATTGGGGGACAGCACTTACATACAGTGCCTCTAAccttatagtttctttttttttttttttaagattttatttattcactcatgagagaccgagagagagggagaggcagagacacaggcagagggagaagcaggctccatgcagggagcctgacgtgggactcgatcatgggtctccaggatcacaccctgggctaaagatggcactaaaccactgagccacccaggctgctctaaCCTCACAGTTTCTATCAAAATAGAGTTTTTGCCAAGTTACTTaggttatttttcttcattgcttcCTTTAGTGTATTCACTTTCAATTCGGTTAGGTTCATAATTTATAGTTTGTGTGCCACATTGGGTTCCCACACATCCTGGTTGATTttgaagtttgtttgtttgttttaagattttatttatttgagaaagagagagagagcaagagagagcgagtgagctcgagcaaggggaggggcataaggagaagcaggctcctcactgagcagggagtctgcagcaggactccatcccaggaccctgggatcctgagctgagccgaaggcagatgcttaactgactgagccacccaggcaccccatcctgGTTGAGTTTAATTTTGGGTAGGATTTGAAACATTACTATGGTTTCCAAAGAGAGAATGTTGCTCCCTCCTCATATCTACTACCCCATTCTAATTCCTCCCTTCTTTCACCCCCTTTcgcaccctccacccccactagTATACTTCTTAGGGCTGCCACTTTGTAAGTGCCACAAACTGAGTGgtttaaaatgacagaaacatattgtctcacagttctggaggttaggaGTCTGAAGTGAAAGTGTCTGCAGGCCCGGGTCCCTTCTGAATCCTTCCTTGCCACTTCCCAGTGTTCCGGTGGTTTATGGGCAATCTTTTGTTCCTTGGCTGGTAGATCACGTTTACCACCACCTTCATCTCCACATGATGCTCCCCCTTGGTGTCTCTCTCCTCACGTGGCCATCTTCCTTAAAGGACACTAGTCCTTACATTGGCGTAGAGGCCCATCCTACTTCACTACGATCActtcttaactaattatatttgCAATGACCCTGTTCCCAAATAAAGTCACGTTCTGATGTACTGGAGATTAGGACTTCAGGAAAGCTTTTCGGGGCTGTGGGAAAGGAGGATGGGATCACAATTCAATGCACAACAGGAACTTTCCTAGTTTCTGGTTTCTCCTTCTGTACTTTTCTTGTacaagggaaaaaatacatatatatttttatattctttcttacaTATCATATTATAGATGCGTTTTTACATGTTAGTTTTTCACTCAACAGTGTATCCTAGAAATCATTCCCTATCAATTTTATGGAgatcttcattcttttaaagaactgcttagggatccctgggtggctcagtggtttagtgcctgcctttggctgggggcgtgatcctggagttccgggatcgagtcccgtgtcaggctccctgcatggagctggctgctccctctgcctgtgcctctgcctctctctctctctctctgtgtctatcatgaataaataaataaaatcttaaaaaaaaagaactgcttggtattctattttatagatgaactaCTATAGCTTACTCAGTCCCTTATGagtctgtcatttttctttttttaaattttacttaaattctagttaacacacagggtaatattagcttcaggattagaattcagtgattcatcacatataacacacagtgctcaccACAACAACTGTCTTCCTTAGtacccatcccccatctagcccatccccctgcccaccttccatCACCCCTGAGTttattctctatacttaagagccACTTAcatttgcttccctctttttcccctccccctctgatcatgttttgtttcttgaattccacatgaatgaaatcgtatggtatttatctttctctgacttatttcgatTAGCATGagacactctagctccatccatatcactgcaaatggcaagatttcattctttttgttggctaAGTAATAACCTTGTCTCCTATGAATGAGCATTTAGATTTGTAATTACCAGCTACAGTGCACTGGATAACCTTGTGTGCTTCTATTTTCACGATGCTGGAAGTATGCCTGCAGGATAGTTTCCTAGGCGTGGTGTTGCTGGGTCACATTGCGTTTGCAGTTCTGGTAGGTATTGCCTAATTTTCTCTGCAGTTTACATTCCAACTAGCACCATGTGGGAGTGCCTGTCACCCCACAGCCTACGGAGTGTATTGTCATACTTCGTTGTTTTTGCCAGTATCATAGGTAAGAAGTGGTTTCTCAGTgttgtttaatttgcatttctctagttATGGGTgaatctgaactttttttttcatgtttgaaaaataccttctccatttttctattgtCCTTTGTCCcttatttagcatttttattgagatgtaattcatacACCAGAAAATTCATTCCTTTCAAGTACACAATTCAATGAGTCTAATAGATCCACAGAATTCTGCAACCATTAAGACAATCTAactttaggacattttcatcacccctaaAACAAACCTTGTTTCTACTCACTATTTTTCCCTACTCCAGGCATCCTGTGTAGactaactaagccagccagggaccccccccacacacacttttcACTACAGAGGATTTATAGTATATTCTTATCTCTGGgtttttttcaagtgttttctggctatttttgcatttctgttttcccCATGTGAACTTTAATATCAACTTGCCTAAAAAAGCTTTTTGGTATTGCATTCAATATTTAAATTAACTTAGGAAAAAGGACATCTTTATAATGTTGAGTCATCCCACAAGAACAGgaggtgtttatttatttgttcaagaaTGGTTTTGTCAGGAGTgtcaaactttattttaaaattgcttttcaaggggcaccctgggtggctcagtggtttagcaccacctatggcccagggcgtggtcctggagtactgggatggagtcccacgtcaagcttcctgcatggagcctgcttctccctctgcctgtgtctctgcctctttctctttctctctctgtgcctctcatgaataaataaagaaaatcttaaaaaataataaaattgcttttcAATTACTGGAGGGCCTGTACTGAATTCTTAGGAATGTGAGAACATGCAAACAGCATATGCCACCTTCTATGCAATGTCTTAAGTGCTAATATGATTCACATAGtaagtaatgttttaaaaacctGCAGCCTGATTGACCAATGCCTTTGATGAAATTTTATCAATGTCAGCTGTAAAGGGATGCTTTGGGCAGCCAGGAAATGCCAGAAATacaggattattttctttcttggatcTTCCTCTcagggctctgcagggagccagatctTTCCCACCTAAACCATAAAATTTCTTGAGAAAGATAAACAGTTTCTCTCTTGAGGAGGGGGAGGGCAAGACTGATATAACCAATGGAGTCAATGATCTGAGACACAAATTTCAGAATAGCATGGgggagaaaaagtaaattttgtagCCAAGACAGCAAAGCCCTTTGCTTTGTCACTGGATGTACTGCAGAGAGTTTACAAATATACACCCCCTCCTTCTTACTCTCTCACACACTCACAGAGCACACAGAATGACTGAAAAGAATTGATCAAGGCACAGAGAACAATGTCTGAGGGACAGAACAAAGATCCTGGCACAGCCACCCTTGCTAGAGGACCTTTAGCAAGTCCCCTGTGTAAGTGAAGAGTGATGTTCTAAGCCAAAAGCACCTGGATACATTAGATTTCTAATTAGTTATGTTTAACTAGTCAGAAAATTTTATCCATTGCTAATACTTGTTatcttaagaatattattcactaCCAGTACCAGTTTGAGAACCTAAGAAGGTTAtaggaaaaaatgcaaatctggTTAGTTCCTATTGCCCGTTAGTCCCTGGCACAGGGACAGCCAGACTGCATCTCATTTATCTACACCTGTTCTAcctggaagggaggaagggccaCTGATATTCCCCATGCGGGGGTTGCCTCCAAACCTCACCTGAGGGTCAGGTTCAGTGAGATTCAGGTGAGCTCATCAGGCCTAGATACAAAATTCTGAAATTCTATCAAGCCTGGGTCAGAGGACCACCCAAAGAGGCTGACCTCACTTCTAGATCGAAGTCTGCTCCTAATTTACTCTGTGACCAAAGGCAACCccttgctgtgttttgttttaccttttttgatCTGTCGAATGAAAATAATGACACCTGCCCTACCCACTTTCCTGGCATTGAATAAAGTGAGACAATAAATGAGAAACACATTAAAGACAACTAAAAGCTATCTAAATGTAAGGGACTCTCTAGAGTGGTTCAGTAAGCTCTGTGTTCCAGCAATTTCCAGTGTCCTATTTAGGAAGAGAGGGAACAATTAGCTTTCAAACGTTTGTCATGGGTTAAAAAAATGTCCTCTCGGTGACTGAGTCACTGTTCTGACCACGGTTGTATGTATGATAGATCATTTTAAAAGGGCTGAGAAATCTGTGTTCCACCGGTTGAAGAGATTTCCAAGTCCCCATAACCTGGCCAACAGACTTCGGGATGAGGCCATCCCCACACAGctggcagggaggcagagaagatGAAGAGGTTGAGTCAGAGGGAAAAAGTTATTGTCACTCTGGAAAAGATTCTGACACAACTCACAGAAGTTGTGTCTGGTATATTTAACTAGGGAACCAGTATAATTAAAGAAACCTCACATTTATGTCTGTCCCTCTTGGTGTATGCATGCTTGTTCTCTGAGTTCATGCCCACGAATAGTAAGCATCTTCTGAGGAGCTCAGTGCTTGGGAGTCATTTTGCAGCACAGAGATTTGTGAAATACGTCTACACAGAAGCCTCAAGTGAAATCTCAGGCAGCTGAAACCATTGAATGGTCCACACTGCAACTAACACCACCACCATTGCTCACAACAGGAACTCTGCCCCGGCTTTTTATCTGGGTCTGGAGTTGACTTCGGGGAAACAGAGCCCAGGAAAAATTGGCTAGACTGGGAATATGGGTCTTTTAGGACCACAGCGTCTCATCTCATGCCACTAGAGGATGTGTCCCTCTTCCGCACCTCTGTCAGTGTTGGAATAGATCTTATTTCAGTCATTTACATGCTACTATGAACAGGAATTTTTTGTCCCTTGTGCtataatttcagtcttctgaGTATGGAAGTGGAAGGTCTTATTTGCTTAAATTAAGATTTCAGTCATCAGCAAATGCGGGTGGGGGGCAAGTCCCATTGCCCTTGAGCCTCACCACTTCTGGGGAGCCCAGCCTCCAGAGGGAACCAAGTTTAGTCACTTAGGTACTTGAGGGTCATTAGGGGTACACAAGTAGAAAGAAGGGGCTTTCATGCTCCCTCCAGAGCTGGCGGAGGGAGTGGCCTGCTGGCCCGGGGGAGTGGCCAAGGCTTCCTCACAGAAGCTCTTGTGACAACAGACTCCCTTCTGTCCCTGTCTGGTAGCCAGCTCCCCACCTCCTCTGTGCTCATCTAGGCTCCTTGGctcccccctcccagcctccactTCCTCTCTCCCAAGACTTCCCTAAGGTCTCAGAGCCCATTCTCACTTACCTCCTCAGGGCCTCCCGGTGGTTTTAGTTTCTCCACCCACTCATGCTTCCTCGCGGATTTCTAGAGCTTTCCTCATCAGCCCAGTTATCCACAGGTGCTTGGGCTGGAGGGCCATAGCTCTAGCTTGCAATGCCTGGATGCTAAAGTGCAGAAGactgagcagggggaggcagaggcagggtctCAAGTGGGAGCGAGCAAACTGAGATCTGGCCTGGCACAGGGAAGATTGGGAGTGGGAGCCCCAGTCATCAACAGGGCATCAGGCTACAAGTGTATGCACACGTGTgcgtgggggagggggtggggagcacaggggAGAAGAGCTGTTGGCAATATTTACAGGTCCTGGAATACCTaacacagaaggaagaaagatctaaaaactGGATTTTGGCGAGAAAAACGCTACCAATTATATTGATTCTAATCTTCTCCCAATCATCCAAATGGATTAATTTATTCTATTAATTACAAagtataatacaaaaaaaaaacaaaaacaaagtataatACAATTATTGGAAGTGGTATTTGGTACTATGGATCAGCTTTCCTAGTTTACTGCACATGTAATAGGGTCTCTTCACAGGCTCACAGTTATTTGCCGATGACCGCCAAATCTCTACCCACTTTCAGATCTGCAGCTGCTGACCAAAGGATACCCTGTGGTATCACCATGTGCAAAGTCCATAGTTCTCCCAATTCTGTTCCAGGGGCAGCATGAGACCCATCCAGTTGCCCCAGTGTGGATGTGAGAGTAGGTGCAGCCTAGACTCGTGTCTGCCATTCTTGTCCCTCCCTGCACAACTCAGGCCGCTTCAACCTCCTGTCTCTCACCATACCCACAACTCAACCCTGGGTTCAAATGCTTCTATCTCTCTCCTGTGTCACTGGAATGTTCTCCTGACTAGCACCTGCCCCTAAGTCTTTTTACCCTTAAACAGGTAGAGCAAGCTTTCTGGAGTTTATGCCAAATCATACACTGTTGGCTTGGAATGGGATTCCTTAGCATTGAATATAAGGCCTTTTACAATCAAACCCCTATTTCTTCAGTCCAGTATAATCTCTGCTATTTTACTCATTGGGAGTAACTCATAATTCTCTCTGTTGAGTCCCTTGTTTTATTTCACCCTTTCTTTTCATGGGCCACACGCACTGCTGAAAATTAGAGGGTTGGTTCCAGTTCAAAGACTTTGGCTGGACTGAGCTCTCTCAGCCAGAAGTCCTCCATCTGTAGTCTATTACTCTCCTGGTCGCATTTTGTTATTCTCCTTGCaccagaaaaaacaaacagatgtcTCTCCCACAGTCTCTGCCTTCCCTTCAATGTCAAAGGAGTTCTTTCCCAGGTGACCCCCTGCGACCCCGTGGAGTTCCCTTGTCTGCTGTGGCCTTACGCTCCCAGTTGTCCAATCTTATAGCGACCCCCAACTTTCTGGCTGTTTCTTTCTGATAAACTACCCCCTTCTCTGTCCCTGTCTTGGTGGTGATCTTCCAAGATTTCAGATGTAGAACTTCACCCAGGATGCTGGTTTCCAGCGATTACCCTATATTTGCTTCTGCCCACAGCTTCCATGGCCTTCAATCTGGGTCACCATTGAGGACAGCCTCAGCTGTACAAAGCAGTCTTGGTGTGATGTGGAGATCTCGTCTCCTTCCTCATAATTCATTTTGGATTTCTCCCAAGCCATCCCTTTCAAGCATACAATCTAAGTGGAAACAGTGTGCTTAGAGTGTGAACACAGTTCCCCTTTCAACCAGACTGCCATCCTTAAGCtcctaaatataaaatttggaaTGGCCACACAGCAACTGTCTAGAATATTGCTTTGTTTTCAGCATTTAGCTCTCCCGGAGGAACTTCTTCCAAGTCTCTGGAGTTGCCTGGAGAAAGCCAGCTGATTTAGCACATTTTCAGGTGAGTCATGTCTAGCTGCTTCTCAATTCTCTTATATCATGTGGAAGCATGACCTTGGCCCAGTCATGACCTTGATTCCAGTGCTTCCTATACAGTAGGAGCAGCCACAGATGGCtatttgaaatgtggccagtctgGACTGAGATATGCCGtaagcataaaatatatattgcattATAAAGACTTAGCCCCCCCCGAATGAAAAGTATTTCATTAGCAATTTGATATTGCTTGCATCCTGAAATGATAATattctctatatatacatataggttaaataaaatatattattacaatTAAACTCacatatctttttactttttaaaacatgctactagaaaatttaaaattacacatcatctgcattatatttctattggacagcgCCAGACAAGGACTTGGCTCTGGGTGAGGTCTTAAATGTCATAATATACTTTCCAAAGGCTTGTAGTGCTGCGTGTTTCCCTTTCCCCACCCAGGCAATGCTTAAGTTAGTAATTAGAGGTCTCGATGATAAGTCCTGAATTCCAATTCACATTGTTCCCAGATGGCAAGGGGGCAAGTATATAAATTGAGTCTCTGGGCAACCATAGTTATTCAGAGTCCCAGTAGTGACTGAGTTCACagagctttctttctttgcttctcacacttttttttttttttttgaagaagtaGACAAGGATAAAAGATTATTGAATTCCTCCTAGCTTAAAATCACACATCAACATGCATTCACAAGCATTACACCATTACATTAAACAGCAATACTATGAAAGCAAACCCAGTTGGCTGCAATCCATTCATCCCTGAGAAGCTGGGCATCGCTTTGGAGGGCCAAACATAAGCTAGCTCACTGTCATCAAGTCTGGAAGAATATTTATGCTACAGTTGGGCTAAGGCCCAGTGACTGAGTATTAACAAAGCCATTAATCTGGATTGTGTTTTCAAGTCTAGCATCAGTGAAAATCCTGTTTATTTAAACTGGGATTATCCTTAGCTCACTGTGCTCATCACTTCTCTTTAATTTGAGAGAATATGCTTGcgtttctcatttataaaatatgtgtgttaaaagaaaagcaatcctGAGGAAGGCATGGGGTTTGCCTTCATAATAATCATTATGTTTCATAGGATAATGTAAATCTGAACCTAAATGATGAATTGAGCATACTCATGGTTGGCTTCCCAAGGAGAAAACACTCTGCTCTGGAGTTGGGTGACTGCACAGGTCCTTTTGTTTATCAGGGTGTCTGCAGACCCCCTTGTCCTCTCTCCAGAGACCAAAAGCCCCCCAACGATCAGCATCTCTGGACTGTGAACAGCCTTCTTCCCTTTTCAGCTCCATGTTGATACCAATCTCATCATCCTGAACATGATTTTACTGAGAATACCATCCCTTCAAACAAAACGAGcagctatgattttttaaatttctttttatataataagGAAGCTCCAAAGAATGAGCTGAAACTAATTTCAACAATCTAAACTTGATGCcactgaaaaaaaggaaaccaatggCTCACCTGAGAGCACTGTTTGTGAATTTCCAGCTGCTGAAGTTGAATCTTACTGGTT encodes:
- the LOC112917288 gene encoding glutathione S-transferase P; this translates as MPPYTIIYFPVRGRCEAMRMLLADQGQSWKEEVVTMETWMKGSLKASCLYGQLPKFQDGDLTLYQSNAILRHLGRSLGLYGKDQQEAALLDVVNDGVEELRCKYALLIYTNYEAGKEEYVKALPGYLKPFETLLSQNEGGQAFIVGNQISFADYNLLDLLLIHQVLAPSCLDSFPLLSAYVARLSARPKLKAFLSSPEHVNHPINGNGKQ